The proteins below are encoded in one region of Pelagibacterium flavum:
- the ehuA gene encoding ectoine/hydroxyectoine ABC transporter ATP-binding protein EhuA: protein MTDPIIKFDKVVKRFDTFTVINELDFEVQPGEKVTIIGPSGSGKSTVLRILMTLEPISEGVVYVDGDTLWHEKAGDGSLKPAGEAHLRKMREKMGMVFQQFNLFPHMTVRRNLTEAPTQVLGVSKAEAKERADDLLEMVGLTDQADKYPHQLSGGQQQRVGIARALAMRPKIMLFDEPTSALDPELVGEVLGVIRRLAEEHDLTMLLVTHEMNFARQISDRVCFFDRGKVLEQDKPEVLFTDPKEERTREFLKAVLEGN, encoded by the coding sequence ATGACCGACCCCATCATCAAGTTCGACAAGGTCGTCAAACGTTTCGACACCTTCACGGTCATCAACGAACTCGATTTCGAAGTGCAGCCGGGCGAAAAGGTCACCATCATCGGGCCGTCGGGCTCGGGCAAATCGACGGTGCTACGCATCCTGATGACGCTCGAGCCGATTTCCGAGGGCGTGGTCTATGTCGATGGCGATACGCTCTGGCACGAAAAGGCCGGGGACGGGAGCCTCAAGCCGGCCGGCGAGGCCCATCTGCGCAAGATGCGCGAAAAGATGGGCATGGTGTTCCAGCAGTTCAATCTGTTCCCGCACATGACCGTGCGGCGCAATCTCACTGAAGCGCCGACCCAGGTTCTGGGCGTCTCGAAAGCCGAAGCCAAAGAGCGCGCCGACGATCTGCTTGAAATGGTGGGCCTGACCGACCAGGCCGACAAATACCCCCACCAGCTTTCCGGCGGCCAGCAGCAGCGCGTGGGCATCGCCCGGGCGCTGGCCATGCGGCCCAAGATCATGCTGTTTGACGAGCCGACCTCCGCGCTCGATCCCGAACTGGTGGGCGAGGTGCTCGGCGTCATCCGCCGTCTGGCCGAAGAACACGATCTGACCATGCTGCTGGTCACCCACGAGATGAATTTCGCGCGGCAGATTTCCGACCGCGTCTGCTTTTTCGACCGCGGCAAAGTGCTCGAACAGGACAAGC